One stretch of Acropora muricata isolate sample 2 chromosome 12, ASM3666990v1, whole genome shotgun sequence DNA includes these proteins:
- the LOC136892478 gene encoding uncharacterized protein isoform X1, whose amino-acid sequence MLEQDMKGKVPVFFLWLITLPTVPVFESQLLRAIIFCFCNSPSCLQAVCESKQRCFTQLVRKSGSHGNVSTSVVYGCSEELNSNSTCAQSSRVVCCDKQLCNMPNILRRKAMSNARRKPFSTTHAPEISKNHKCKCATSSPAMRVASVVAPCVLILTVILLSLAICRKMSRYEKNKKFVKQSEANAIKAGHKTLTILPVASFMDPDVQATRSTGSPTTGSCGYHTLATSRNSV is encoded by the exons ATGCTTGAACAAGACATGAAGGGGAAGGTCCCTGTATTCTTTCTGTGGTTAATAACACTCCCTACTGTGCCAG TGTTTGAAAGCCAACTCTTAAGAG CCATCATTTTTTGCTTCTGCAATTCGCCGTCGTGCTTACAAGCCGTCTGTGAATCGAAGCAGCGGTGTTTCACCCAGCTGGTGAGGAAATCAGGAAGCCATGGGAACGTTTCGACAAGTGTTGTGTATGGATGCAGCGAAGAATTGAATTCAAACAGCACCTGTGCACAGTCTTCCCGCGTCGTGTGCTGCGATAAACAGTTGTGCAATATGCCAAACATTTTACGAA gAAAAGCCATGAGTAATGCAAGAAGGAAACCATTTTCTACCACGCACGCGCCAGAGATCAGCAAGAACCACAAATGCAAGTGTGCAACTTCCTCGCCCGCAATGCGAGTGGCCAGCGTAGTAGCACCTTGTGTATTAATCCTGACTGTCATTTTATTATCTTTGGCAATCTGTCGAAAGATGTCACGTTACgagaaaaataagaaatttgTCAAGCAGAGCGAAGCCAATGCGATCAAGGCGGGACACAAAACTCTCACCATTCTACCAGTTGCAAGCTTTATGGACCCAGATGTCCAAGCAACCCGTAGCACAGGAAGCCCAACGACGGGGTCTTGTGGCTATCACACATTAGCTACCAGCCGTAACAGTGTGTGA
- the LOC136892478 gene encoding uncharacterized protein isoform X2, producing MLEQDMKGKVPVFFLWLITLPTVPAIIFCFCNSPSCLQAVCESKQRCFTQLVRKSGSHGNVSTSVVYGCSEELNSNSTCAQSSRVVCCDKQLCNMPNILRRKAMSNARRKPFSTTHAPEISKNHKCKCATSSPAMRVASVVAPCVLILTVILLSLAICRKMSRYEKNKKFVKQSEANAIKAGHKTLTILPVASFMDPDVQATRSTGSPTTGSCGYHTLATSRNSV from the exons ATGCTTGAACAAGACATGAAGGGGAAGGTCCCTGTATTCTTTCTGTGGTTAATAACACTCCCTACTGTGCCAG CCATCATTTTTTGCTTCTGCAATTCGCCGTCGTGCTTACAAGCCGTCTGTGAATCGAAGCAGCGGTGTTTCACCCAGCTGGTGAGGAAATCAGGAAGCCATGGGAACGTTTCGACAAGTGTTGTGTATGGATGCAGCGAAGAATTGAATTCAAACAGCACCTGTGCACAGTCTTCCCGCGTCGTGTGCTGCGATAAACAGTTGTGCAATATGCCAAACATTTTACGAA gAAAAGCCATGAGTAATGCAAGAAGGAAACCATTTTCTACCACGCACGCGCCAGAGATCAGCAAGAACCACAAATGCAAGTGTGCAACTTCCTCGCCCGCAATGCGAGTGGCCAGCGTAGTAGCACCTTGTGTATTAATCCTGACTGTCATTTTATTATCTTTGGCAATCTGTCGAAAGATGTCACGTTACgagaaaaataagaaatttgTCAAGCAGAGCGAAGCCAATGCGATCAAGGCGGGACACAAAACTCTCACCATTCTACCAGTTGCAAGCTTTATGGACCCAGATGTCCAAGCAACCCGTAGCACAGGAAGCCCAACGACGGGGTCTTGTGGCTATCACACATTAGCTACCAGCCGTAACAGTGTGTGA